Below is a genomic region from Desulfobacter sp..
CGAAAAGAAGCTCCATCACATGCTCCACCTGGGGTCTGAGCTCGGCAAGCCGTTCTGTCAGCGTCTGTCTGACCTCATTGTTAAGATCAAATCTCACCCCTCCGGGTCTGACCAGTCCCTTGCCAAACCTGTTTCCGCACAAGAGCAGGGAGAGATTTAAAAAATCCCCCCGAATCCGTCCAAAATAATTGGCCGGGGGCAAAAAGGCCACATCCCCGCTCAAAGCCCCTAGATCACCGATATGATTGGCCAGCCGTTCAAGTTCCAGGGCAATGACCCGGATAATTTTAGCCCCCCGGTCCGGTTCAACCGAGGTCAGGGCCTCAACTGCCTGGGCCATGCAGAGCCCGTGACCGATTGTGGTATCCCCTGCAATATTCTCAGCAAGAATGGGAAGACGCTTGGCCGTGACATTGTTGAGAAGGTTTTCAACCCCCCGGTGCTGGTACCCCAACTGAATTTCCAGGTGAAGTACCCGCTCTCCAATGCAGTTGAACCTGAAATGCCCGGGTTCGATCACTCCGGCATGAACAGGCCCCACAGCCACTTCGTGAATCTCGTCCCCGTCCACCTGGTAATAGGGATAATTGCCCGGAATATCTTGGGTATAGTCATTGCCAAACACATCGTCCCTACCCTGGCTATTGGGATGGTACCTGACCATCTTGAGCCAGGGATGACCTTCGGGCCGTATACCGAACTGCTCGGCAATTTCCCGTTCAAACAGGTGAAAGGGTTCACATTCCTGGGTTAAACACGGGTAAGTTTGAGGGGCATCGCATCCGCCAACCAAAATCTGGGTCTGGGTTCTTAAAACCGTCAGAAACTTAAGTTTGTCCTTTTCCTTGTAGGCAAAAAACTGGACCACCTTGCCCCCCTCTTTCACAATT
It encodes:
- a CDS encoding hydrogenase, which gives rise to MTTAFLNISNGEKIDRNLIPHLSFDALSENALKIVKEGGKVVQFFAYKEKDKLKFLTVLRTQTQILVGGCDAPQTYPCLTQECEPFHLFEREIAEQFGIRPEGHPWLKMVRYHPNSQGRDDVFGNDYTQDIPGNYPYYQVDGDEIHEVAVGPVHAGVIEPGHFRFNCIGERVLHLEIQLGYQHRGVENLLNNVTAKRLPILAENIAGDTTIGHGLCMAQAVEALTSVEPDRGAKIIRVIALELERLANHIGDLGALSGDVAFLPPANYFGRIRGDFLNLSLLLCGNRFGKGLVRPGGVRFDLNNEVRQTLTERLAELRPQVEHVMELLFGASTVRARFEECGTVSTHDAEKLGLVGPAGRACGIPYDARRCFPTEHYGRINIPENKKPNGDVYDRARVRYDEILQSMSIIEALIFEPVETQCVEGTGFDLDPSSFAVTINEGWRGEISHAVLTDETGKILRYKVKDPSFHNWNGLAMSLRDTGISDFPLNNKSFNLSYCGFDL